One genomic segment of Hallerella porci includes these proteins:
- a CDS encoding vWA domain-containing protein, with protein MSQEIMLLANNTLVVNLRFLDAAMSRLVLMPTDKMEGLSTDGHFLYYNPQGILKNYKAEKELVVRNYLHSLLHCIFRHHIITRLVNPNAWNLACDIAVEVIIDELKLSQLKVYRESYQESVVSNLQSKIKYLTAEKIYDYLISNATEEDFAQWARYFKGDDHSIWYSQQNAENVDGNDDSKNSESQSNKKSSPQNEKKSSEKKGENLSGENSEKKNSEDQKSSGENLEQENSSDKKSSGSLQSLQEQMEDWKNIAEKMQMDLETFSKERGDAAGNLMQNLKAATREKYDYTAFLKRFAVMGEAMKINDDEFDYIFYTYGLSAYKNRPLIEPLEYKDVKRIREFVIAIDTSGSTSGELVETFVTKTYNILKQSESFHSKVNIHIIQCDAEIQCDEKITSQEEFERYIKTMKIYGGGGTDFCPVFRYVEKLQKEREFSNLKGLIYLTDGCGIFPKQKPNYNTAFVFIDDEMNNYKVPAWAIKLILEKEDLQEK; from the coding sequence TTGTCTCAAGAAATTATGCTGCTCGCAAATAATACGCTGGTTGTCAATCTGCGTTTTTTAGATGCTGCCATGAGCCGACTCGTTTTAATGCCGACCGATAAAATGGAAGGGCTTTCAACGGACGGACATTTTCTTTATTACAACCCGCAAGGAATTTTGAAAAATTATAAAGCGGAAAAAGAATTGGTAGTGCGCAATTATTTGCACAGTTTATTGCATTGCATTTTTCGCCATCACATCATAACGCGTTTGGTGAATCCGAATGCGTGGAATTTAGCGTGCGATATCGCAGTCGAAGTGATTATCGACGAATTAAAACTTTCGCAATTAAAAGTTTATCGCGAATCGTATCAGGAGAGTGTCGTTTCAAATCTTCAGTCCAAAATCAAATATCTCACCGCCGAAAAAATTTACGATTACTTGATTTCCAACGCAACCGAAGAAGATTTTGCGCAGTGGGCGCGCTATTTTAAAGGCGACGATCATTCGATATGGTATTCGCAGCAAAATGCCGAAAACGTTGATGGCAACGACGATTCCAAAAATTCTGAATCGCAATCGAACAAAAAAAGTTCACCGCAAAACGAGAAAAAATCTTCGGAAAAAAAAGGCGAAAATTTATCGGGCGAAAATTCAGAAAAGAAAAATTCAGAGGATCAAAAATCATCGGGTGAAAATTTAGAACAAGAAAATTCTTCCGACAAAAAATCTTCGGGCAGTTTACAAAGTCTTCAAGAGCAAATGGAAGATTGGAAAAATATCGCCGAAAAAATGCAAATGGATTTGGAAACATTTTCCAAAGAACGCGGTGATGCTGCGGGCAATTTAATGCAAAATTTAAAAGCGGCGACGCGTGAAAAATACGATTACACGGCGTTTTTAAAACGTTTTGCTGTGATGGGCGAAGCGATGAAAATCAATGACGATGAATTTGATTACATTTTTTACACCTATGGACTTTCGGCTTATAAAAATCGCCCGCTGATTGAACCGCTAGAATATAAAGATGTCAAACGCATTCGAGAATTTGTGATTGCAATCGATACATCGGGCTCGACTTCTGGCGAATTGGTAGAAACTTTTGTGACGAAAACTTATAACATCTTGAAGCAATCGGAAAGTTTTCATTCGAAAGTGAATATTCACATTATTCAGTGTGATGCAGAAATTCAGTGCGACGAAAAAATTACTTCGCAAGAAGAATTCGAACGCTACATAAAGACAATGAAAATTTACGGCGGAGGCGGAACGGACTTTTGCCCAGTTTTCCGCTATGTGGAAAAATTGCAAAAGGAACGCGAATTTAGCAATTTAAAAGGTCTCATTTATTTGACCGATGGCTGTGGAATTTTTCCGAAGCAAAAACCGAATTATAATACCGCATTCGTTTTTATCGATGACGAAATGAATAATTATAAAGTTCCCGCGTGGGCGATCAAATTGATTTTAGAAAAAGAAGATCTCCAGGAGAAATAA
- a CDS encoding amino acid ABC transporter substrate-binding protein — translation MKKWMPLFAILFALVACQSSDTSKEDQSLNKVKAAGELVLGLDDSFPPMGFRNKENEIVGFDIDLAKEVAMRLGVKLRTQPISWDAKEQELSTGKIDCIWNGMSIDSARATAMNLSSPYLKNRMVFVVKDSSISNLAALAGKKIAVQNGSTAQKLLEASDAGKNASALIPFDDNLTALMDLERGGVESVFLDEVVAKYLITANEKPFIVMNEGLSEEEYAIGFRKKDQKLRDAVDSVLNAMRADGAFSMISSKWFGK, via the coding sequence ATGAAAAAATGGATGCCGCTTTTTGCGATTCTCTTTGCGCTCGTCGCATGCCAAAGTTCGGATACTTCGAAAGAAGATCAGTCTTTGAATAAGGTGAAAGCAGCGGGCGAATTAGTGCTCGGCTTAGACGATTCCTTCCCGCCGATGGGATTCCGCAATAAGGAAAATGAAATCGTGGGATTTGATATCGATTTGGCAAAAGAAGTGGCAATGCGTTTAGGCGTTAAACTCCGCACGCAGCCGATTTCTTGGGATGCGAAAGAACAAGAATTGAGCACCGGAAAAATTGACTGCATTTGGAACGGCATGTCCATCGATTCTGCGCGTGCTACAGCGATGAATCTTTCTTCGCCGTATTTGAAAAATCGCATGGTCTTTGTTGTAAAGGATTCTTCCATTTCGAATCTCGCAGCTTTAGCGGGCAAAAAAATCGCCGTGCAAAATGGTTCCACCGCTCAGAAACTTCTCGAAGCTTCGGACGCTGGCAAAAATGCTTCGGCTTTGATTCCGTTTGACGATAACTTGACCGCTTTGATGGATTTGGAACGCGGCGGTGTCGAATCGGTTTTCCTCGACGAAGTCGTTGCAAAGTATTTGATTACTGCAAACGAAAAACCGTTCATCGTGATGAACGAAGGTCTTAGCGAAGAAGAATACGCCATCGGCTTCCGCAAAAAAGATCAAAAACTCCGCGATGCTGTGGATAGCGTTTTGAACGCAATGCGCGCAGACGGTGCGTTCTCGATGATTTCGAGCAAGTGGTTTGGCAAATAA
- a CDS encoding prephenate dehydratase, translated as MKKKIAFQGRRGAYSESAARYLFGEDIDVLPMNTFEEIYQAIETGKADGGAIPIENSTAGSIYENYDLLAKWRHPIVGEVKLQIEHCLCAYPGATLESLKRVMSHPQALAQCSHFFNEFPAIEKVIFFDTAGSAEEVAKRKNLTDGGIASTYAAKLYGLNILRTNLENIKGVNFTRFYAIQKEPKAVSSEDNIKTVILFELANDDKPAALYNALGAFARRGINLTRIESRPHPDKPWGYIFYVAFLGNPKDEKVIEALDELNQFTTFTYRLGSFVCGKTERLKYEA; from the coding sequence ATGAAAAAGAAAATCGCATTTCAAGGACGTCGTGGCGCTTACAGCGAATCCGCAGCGCGCTATCTTTTTGGCGAAGACATCGATGTGCTCCCGATGAACACATTCGAAGAAATTTATCAAGCGATTGAAACCGGCAAAGCCGACGGCGGTGCAATCCCCATTGAAAATTCTACCGCAGGATCCATTTACGAAAATTATGATTTGCTCGCCAAATGGCGTCACCCGATTGTGGGCGAAGTCAAATTGCAAATCGAACATTGCCTTTGCGCTTATCCGGGAGCGACTCTCGAAAGTTTAAAACGCGTGATGAGTCACCCGCAAGCACTCGCCCAATGCAGCCATTTCTTTAACGAATTTCCAGCGATTGAAAAAGTCATTTTCTTTGACACCGCAGGCTCTGCTGAAGAAGTCGCCAAGCGGAAAAATTTAACCGATGGCGGAATTGCGAGCACTTATGCAGCAAAACTTTACGGCTTAAATATTTTGCGCACGAATTTGGAAAATATCAAAGGCGTCAACTTTACCCGTTTTTATGCGATTCAAAAAGAACCGAAAGCGGTTTCGAGCGAAGACAATATCAAAACAGTCATTCTCTTTGAACTCGCAAACGATGACAAGCCCGCAGCGCTTTACAATGCCCTCGGCGCATTCGCTCGCCGCGGAATCAATTTGACGCGCATCGAAAGCCGTCCGCATCCCGATAAACCGTGGGGCTACATTTTTTACGTCGCCTTTCTCGGGAATCCGAAAGACGAAAAAGTCATCGAAGCTTTGGACGAATTAAATCAATTTACCACTTTCACTTACCGCTTAGGCTCTTTTGTCTGCGGCAAAACAGAACGTTTAAAATACGAGGCTTAA
- a CDS encoding fibrobacter succinogenes major paralogous domain-containing protein produces the protein MLCNDSTLSEDDAKANPKYDAATANWGKKWRLPTDEEMREIEKCNWRWEEVENSAGEKIAGYTVRCYNKNSIFFPAGGYYSNDTLIHKGTEGRYWSITPNAECKICATNTYFTEPQHNTGSFYYRFRGLNLRAVLVEN, from the coding sequence TTGTTGTGTAACGACTCCACCCTTTCCGAAGACGATGCTAAAGCAAATCCCAAATACGATGCAGCCACCGCAAATTGGGGAAAGAAATGGCGCCTTCCAACCGATGAGGAAATGCGCGAAATTGAAAAATGCAACTGGAGATGGGAAGAAGTTGAAAATAGCGCGGGCGAAAAAATTGCGGGCTACACTGTGCGTTGCTACAATAAAAATTCCATTTTCTTCCCCGCCGGCGGTTATTATTCCAACGATACTTTAATCCACAAAGGCACCGAAGGCCGTTATTGGAGCATTACGCCGAACGCAGAATGCAAAATTTGCGCCACCAACACTTACTTTACAGAACCGCAACATAATACGGGCTCTTTTTATTATCGCTTCCGCGGCCTCAACCTGCGCGCGGTCTTAGTGGAAAATTAA
- the rph gene encoding ribonuclease PH, producing the protein MERIDGRQFNETRPVKMTPGFISSADGSVLIEMGNTRVICNATLLPEVPAWLAGKGRGWITAEYSLLPQSTGKRVERERKGASGRTQEIQRLIGRSLRGAADLNALGENAIVVDCDVIQADGGTRTASIIGGFVALALALKKIKARLGITQPILKHAVTAISVGVVHGEPLLDLCYIEDSAADVDMNIVMRDAKSFIEIQGTGEHSDFDRKTLDTLIGLGEKACREIYPLQMQLIGGELV; encoded by the coding sequence ATGGAACGCATCGATGGTCGTCAATTCAACGAAACTCGTCCCGTGAAAATGACTCCGGGATTCATCTCTTCGGCAGATGGTTCTGTCTTAATTGAAATGGGAAATACGCGCGTCATCTGCAACGCCACTCTCCTTCCCGAAGTTCCCGCTTGGCTCGCCGGCAAAGGCCGCGGTTGGATTACCGCCGAATATTCTCTCCTCCCGCAAAGCACAGGCAAACGCGTTGAACGCGAACGCAAAGGCGCATCGGGTCGCACTCAAGAAATTCAACGTTTAATCGGACGTTCTCTCCGCGGTGCTGCCGACTTAAACGCTCTCGGCGAAAATGCAATCGTCGTCGATTGCGATGTCATTCAAGCCGATGGTGGCACGCGAACCGCAAGCATTATCGGCGGATTTGTCGCCCTTGCGCTCGCCCTCAAAAAAATCAAAGCGCGTCTCGGCATTACACAGCCCATTTTAAAGCATGCGGTAACCGCAATTTCTGTCGGCGTTGTTCACGGAGAACCGCTTTTGGATCTTTGCTATATCGAAGATTCCGCAGCCGATGTTGATATGAATATCGTCATGCGCGACGCCAAATCGTTCATCGAAATTCAAGGAACCGGTGAACATTCCGACTTTGACCGCAAAACCTTAGACACTCTCATCGGCCTCGGTGAAAAAGCTTGCCGCGAAATTTATCCGCTGCAAATGCAACTCATCGGCGGTGAATTAGTTTAA
- a CDS encoding acyl-CoA thioesterase, with amino-acid sequence MHAAMEKEENFSEYKKTFRVDESMIDRNRHLNNVVCVEWIQDIAIEHSDVTGGTQKMEELGAGWMIRTQHVEYKSQAFLDDEIEGTTWVGEYSKISTNRFSKFVRKSDGKEIFSAVTTWVLVDLNRGRPIAIPEELKNYFRKADNL; translated from the coding sequence ATGCACGCAGCGATGGAAAAAGAAGAAAATTTTTCGGAATACAAGAAAACTTTCCGCGTCGATGAATCGATGATCGATCGGAATCGTCATTTGAATAATGTAGTCTGCGTAGAATGGATTCAAGACATCGCCATCGAACATTCGGATGTCACCGGCGGCACTCAAAAAATGGAAGAACTCGGTGCGGGTTGGATGATTCGGACGCAGCATGTCGAATATAAATCGCAAGCGTTTCTCGACGACGAAATTGAAGGCACGACATGGGTGGGGGAATATTCCAAAATTTCGACGAATCGCTTTTCAAAATTTGTCCGCAAATCCGACGGCAAAGAAATTTTTTCGGCGGTGACGACTTGGGTGCTCGTCGATTTAAACCGAGGCCGTCCCATCGCTATTCCCGAAGAATTGAAAAATTATTTTAGAAAAGCGGATAATTTATAA
- a CDS encoding amino acid ABC transporter permease — protein sequence MADMNSLLPILWGGFCTTLAIFGLTLLFSIPLGLLVAVLKMSRFRIVRYPVAFYISVMRGTPLLLQIVAIYFGSFYLSEYLGVQLTFDRFPAVIVAFTINYAAYFAEIFRGGIQSISKGQYEAAAMLGLSRTQTFYRIILPQVVKRVVPASANEVITLVKDTSLAQVIAVTELFALAKKQQAAYASIYPLFVAGIFYYIANLLLSVLFAFVERKLNYYK from the coding sequence ATGGCTGATATGAATTCTCTTCTCCCGATTTTGTGGGGCGGTTTCTGTACCACTCTCGCAATTTTCGGGCTGACCCTTCTCTTCTCGATTCCGCTTGGACTTTTGGTTGCGGTTCTGAAAATGAGCCGCTTCCGCATCGTCCGTTATCCCGTTGCCTTTTACATTTCGGTGATGCGCGGAACGCCTCTGCTTTTGCAAATCGTCGCCATTTATTTTGGTTCATTTTATCTCTCGGAATATTTGGGAGTACAGTTGACCTTTGATCGATTCCCCGCAGTGATTGTGGCGTTTACCATTAACTATGCCGCTTATTTCGCAGAAATTTTCCGCGGTGGCATTCAATCGATTAGCAAAGGGCAATACGAAGCGGCTGCGATGCTTGGACTTTCGCGGACGCAAACTTTTTACCGCATTATTCTTCCGCAGGTTGTGAAGCGCGTTGTTCCCGCGAGCGCAAACGAAGTCATCACTTTGGTGAAGGATACTTCTCTTGCGCAAGTCATTGCGGTGACGGAACTTTTTGCCTTGGCGAAAAAGCAGCAAGCCGCATACGCGAGCATTTATCCGCTTTTTGTCGCGGGCATTTTTTATTACATCGCGAATTTACTCTTAAGCGTTCTCTTTGCTTTTGTGGAACGTAAATTGAATTATTACAAGTGA
- a CDS encoding leucine-rich repeat domain-containing protein has translation MFQVDDDGTLTAYSGDETEIVIPSSVKTIAQSAFHGNAKIKSVEIPDSVEAIENTAFENCTALEYVHIPKSIWRLESWTFRGCTHLKKVDLEENLTLIGMETFYECEALESIHIPKTVELILQYAFAKCRSLKSINIPHLVDTISVRTFAFCSQLESITFEREKDSFLDEETLALECIQDDAFLNCSALKSITIPENVNEIGENAFFGCTSLASVQLENQSGEISWSSFQGTPWIKNLSEKFVIFENGLLWKYRGSDEEIVIPPEVKKIGKNAFENARYLESVKIPETVECVCANAFENCESLEVVEVQFSKTDVHPQAFSECYELKKIIIPEKQEPLDVLFESDASELKIYNGRESVPFPIGSQYYEDVQQICQMFSTKNFAAPELEEDIKYPLILKYFWETNDADAEKFMQENFSSLCGYVMEKGDEENFKKLMDWGKGITPQNIDELIQKALQIENLEYRLHLMNYQKEHFENSKDSYRLN, from the coding sequence ATGTTTCAAGTGGATGATGACGGCACATTAACCGCTTACTCGGGCGATGAAACGGAAATCGTCATTCCGAGTTCGGTGAAAACGATTGCGCAATCTGCTTTTCACGGCAATGCAAAAATCAAATCGGTAGAAATTCCCGATTCCGTCGAAGCGATTGAAAATACCGCTTTTGAAAATTGTACAGCGCTTGAATATGTGCATATTCCGAAGTCGATTTGGCGATTAGAATCGTGGACATTTCGCGGTTGCACGCACTTGAAAAAAGTCGATTTAGAAGAAAATTTAACTCTCATCGGAATGGAAACTTTTTACGAATGCGAAGCGCTTGAATCCATTCATATTCCGAAAACAGTTGAATTGATTTTGCAGTATGCATTTGCAAAATGTCGCTCTTTAAAATCGATTAACATTCCGCATTTGGTGGATACGATTTCGGTGAGAACTTTTGCATTTTGCTCTCAATTAGAATCGATTACATTTGAACGGGAGAAAGATTCTTTTTTGGACGAAGAAACCTTGGCGTTAGAGTGTATTCAAGATGATGCGTTTTTAAATTGCTCTGCGTTAAAATCGATTACGATTCCCGAAAACGTCAATGAAATTGGTGAAAACGCTTTCTTCGGTTGCACGAGTTTAGCTTCGGTTCAGTTGGAAAATCAAAGCGGAGAAATTTCTTGGAGTTCTTTTCAGGGAACGCCTTGGATTAAAAATTTATCCGAAAAGTTTGTGATTTTTGAAAATGGACTTCTCTGGAAATATCGCGGGAGCGATGAAGAAATCGTTATTCCGCCCGAAGTCAAAAAAATCGGCAAGAATGCATTTGAAAATGCCCGCTACTTGGAATCGGTAAAAATTCCCGAAACGGTAGAATGCGTTTGTGCAAATGCGTTTGAAAATTGCGAATCTTTGGAAGTCGTCGAAGTGCAATTTTCTAAAACCGATGTGCATCCGCAAGCGTTTTCGGAATGTTACGAATTGAAAAAAATTATCATCCCCGAAAAGCAAGAACCTCTCGACGTTTTATTCGAAAGCGATGCGTCAGAATTAAAAATTTATAACGGGCGAGAAAGCGTTCCTTTTCCGATTGGATCGCAATATTACGAAGATGTTCAGCAGATTTGTCAAATGTTTAGCACAAAAAATTTTGCAGCACCGGAATTGGAAGAGGATATTAAATATCCGCTCATTCTCAAATATTTCTGGGAAACGAACGACGCCGATGCCGAAAAATTTATGCAAGAAAATTTCAGTTCGCTTTGCGGTTATGTCATGGAAAAAGGCGACGAAGAAAATTTCAAAAAGTTGATGGATTGGGGCAAAGGAATTACGCCGCAGAATATCGATGAACTGATACAAAAAGCACTCCAAATCGAAAATTTGGAGTACCGTTTGCATTTAATGAATTATCAAAAAGAACATTTCGAAAATTCGAAAGATTCGTATCGCTTAAACTAA
- a CDS encoding amino acid ABC transporter ATP-binding protein — MEELKNTAPILHVSHLKKSFDDVAVLKDISFDLNAGEVLSIIGPSGSGKSTLLRCLTQLETFEAGEVCIDGKDMVIPGVKTKNGVKYAPAKTLREIRLSTGLVFQNFNLFPHLTVLQNLTLAPIRVLEKNREEARDLARELLKRMGLENKEKAYPCELSGGQQQRVSIARALAMNPKILFFDEPTSALDPELTGEVLKIIKGLTELQMTMVIVTHEMAFARDVADKVLFMDGGVIVEQGTPEYVFGKSENDRLNAFLSRFAND; from the coding sequence ATGGAAGAATTGAAAAATACAGCGCCGATTTTACACGTGAGTCATCTCAAAAAATCCTTTGACGATGTCGCCGTTTTAAAAGACATTTCGTTTGATTTGAATGCGGGCGAAGTGCTTTCGATCATCGGCCCTTCGGGCTCGGGAAAAAGTACACTGCTTCGTTGCTTAACGCAGCTCGAAACTTTTGAAGCGGGCGAAGTTTGCATCGATGGAAAAGATATGGTGATTCCAGGCGTTAAAACGAAAAATGGCGTAAAATATGCGCCGGCAAAAACGCTGCGGGAAATTCGCCTTTCAACGGGACTTGTTTTTCAGAATTTCAATTTATTCCCGCATTTAACGGTTCTGCAAAATTTAACGCTTGCGCCGATTCGCGTTTTAGAAAAGAACCGCGAAGAAGCGCGTGACCTCGCACGAGAATTGCTCAAACGCATGGGACTAGAAAATAAAGAAAAAGCGTATCCGTGTGAACTTTCGGGCGGGCAACAGCAACGCGTTTCGATTGCGCGCGCATTGGCGATGAATCCAAAAATTCTTTTCTTCGATGAACCGACAAGCGCTCTCGATCCAGAACTTACCGGCGAAGTTTTGAAAATCATCAAAGGCTTAACAGAATTGCAGATGACGATGGTCATCGTAACGCATGAAATGGCTTTTGCGCGAGATGTCGCGGATAAAGTTCTTTTTATGGACGGCGGCGTTATCGTCGAGCAAGGAACTCCAGAATATGTCTTCGGCAAATCGGAAAACGATCGTTTAAACGCATTCCTTTCGCGCTTTGCAAACGATTAA
- a CDS encoding ATP-binding protein produces the protein MNIQEAKEQIKNAMTAYFTKDDLGNYIVPIEKQRPVFLMGPPGVGKTAIMEQVAQELGVGLLSYSMTHHTRQSALGLPSIEEKTFNGKTYKVSEYTMSEIISAVYELMEKTGVKEGILFLDEINCVSETLAPIMLQFLQYKIFGRHRVPDGWIVVTAGNPPEYNNSVREFDIVTWDRLKRIDIEPDFNAWKKYAYKAGVHASIITYLEIRQGDFYSIESTVEGKSFVTARGWEDLSQMIILYEKNNIQVDVKLISQYVQNAKIAKSFAAYYDLFNKYKSDYQIDSILSGKASKEIKTRAKKAKFDERLSLLGLILDAISSETKTVMNLDVTIKTVMEVLSKFKKSVLNEKENPTQTLQNLIEKQKSILENGRDAQTLSLNDQQIQHRAIAVLENLLPSIKNLDGKKAFANVKADFDSRVKKLKEESESTKNKMNHALSFAGEVFEKGQEILVLVTEMTANANIVRFISKYGCDEYFKYNQELMFSDRAKAIEQKIDELKIV, from the coding sequence ATGAACATTCAAGAAGCCAAAGAACAAATTAAAAATGCGATGACCGCTTATTTTACCAAAGATGATTTGGGAAATTACATTGTTCCGATTGAAAAGCAGCGTCCGGTCTTTTTAATGGGGCCTCCGGGAGTTGGTAAAACAGCGATTATGGAACAAGTCGCGCAAGAATTAGGCGTTGGACTTTTGTCGTATTCGATGACTCATCATACGCGGCAAAGTGCGCTCGGACTTCCGTCGATTGAAGAAAAAACTTTCAACGGAAAAACGTATAAAGTCTCGGAATACACGATGAGCGAAATTATTTCTGCGGTGTATGAATTGATGGAAAAAACGGGAGTCAAAGAAGGCATTTTATTTTTGGACGAAATCAACTGCGTTTCGGAAACTTTGGCGCCGATTATGTTACAATTTTTGCAGTATAAAATTTTCGGACGTCACCGCGTTCCCGATGGTTGGATTGTCGTCACCGCAGGAAACCCGCCCGAATACAATAACTCGGTGCGTGAATTTGACATTGTGACTTGGGATCGTTTAAAACGCATCGACATTGAACCCGATTTTAATGCGTGGAAAAAATACGCGTATAAAGCAGGAGTGCACGCGTCGATTATTACATACTTAGAAATTCGTCAAGGCGATTTTTACAGCATCGAAAGCACTGTCGAAGGCAAAAGTTTTGTGACGGCGCGCGGCTGGGAAGATTTGTCGCAGATGATTATTTTGTATGAAAAGAACAATATCCAAGTCGATGTGAAATTGATTTCGCAGTATGTGCAAAATGCGAAAATCGCCAAATCGTTTGCGGCTTATTATGATTTGTTCAATAAGTACAAGAGCGATTATCAAATCGATTCGATTTTGAGCGGCAAGGCTTCAAAAGAAATTAAAACGCGTGCGAAAAAAGCAAAATTCGATGAACGTTTATCGCTTCTCGGATTGATTTTGGATGCGATTTCTTCGGAAACAAAAACGGTGATGAATTTAGATGTGACGATCAAAACGGTAATGGAAGTTTTGTCTAAATTCAAAAAGTCGGTTTTAAACGAAAAAGAAAATCCGACGCAGACATTGCAAAATTTAATTGAAAAGCAAAAATCAATTCTTGAAAATGGCAGAGATGCGCAGACTTTATCGTTAAACGATCAGCAAATTCAACATCGCGCAATCGCTGTTCTCGAAAATTTACTTCCGTCGATCAAAAATTTAGATGGGAAAAAAGCATTTGCAAACGTCAAAGCGGACTTTGATTCGCGCGTGAAAAAATTAAAAGAAGAATCGGAATCGACGAAAAATAAAATGAATCATGCGCTGAGTTTTGCGGGCGAAGTCTTTGAAAAAGGCCAAGAAATTTTGGTGCTAGTAACCGAAATGACGGCGAACGCAAACATTGTCCGCTTTATTTCTAAATATGGTTGCGACGAATATTTTAAGTACAATCAAGAATTGATGTTTAGCGATCGCGCCAAAGCGATTGAACAAAAAATTGACGAATTAAAAATTGTTTAA
- a CDS encoding C40 family peptidase, whose translation MKFSFLLFSFAAFLLTSCAMPLRPSYDRESGSYKLSQGEAHTNQVMQSSTGEAADWMPIIKPWIGTRYKYGAASKSGTDCSGYVMNIYKEKTGVSLPHSSTSMYNMGKKVDKDELKAGDLVFFGGGSGVDHVGLYLSDGNFTHASTSKGVMISPLSDPYWQPRYKGARRIQ comes from the coding sequence ATGAAATTTTCTTTTCTTCTTTTTTCTTTTGCTGCATTTTTATTGACTTCTTGCGCGATGCCTCTTCGGCCGAGTTATGACCGCGAATCGGGTTCGTATAAACTTTCCCAAGGCGAAGCGCATACCAATCAAGTGATGCAATCTTCGACGGGCGAAGCCGCAGACTGGATGCCGATTATCAAACCGTGGATTGGAACGCGCTACAAATACGGCGCCGCGTCAAAAAGCGGAACCGATTGTTCGGGCTATGTGATGAATATTTACAAAGAAAAAACCGGCGTTTCACTTCCCCACAGTTCCACGTCGATGTATAACATGGGAAAGAAAGTCGATAAAGATGAACTCAAAGCCGGCGATCTCGTTTTCTTTGGCGGTGGATCCGGAGTGGATCACGTTGGGCTTTATCTTTCGGACGGCAATTTTACCCACGCGAGCACTTCGAAAGGGGTGATGATTAGTCCGCTTTCCGATCCGTATTGGCAACCGCGTTACAAAGGTGCTAGGAGAATTCAATGA